The Lacticaseibacillus pabuli region CCGCTTGGCTTCTGGCTCAGTGTCATCGTGGGTGTCGTCTTCGCCATCATCGCTGCCATCATCATCGGGGTCCCAACCCTGCGGCTGCGCGGTGACTACCTCGCCATTGCCACGATGGGTGCTTCTGAAATCATCCGGGTGGTCATTAACAACCTGAAGATTACGAACGGACCTGCCGGAATTTTCAACATTCCCCAGTTTGCGACCTGGCCCGTCATTTATATTGTGATGTGCATCACCACCATCGCGACGGCCAACTTTATCCACAGTCGCGCTGGGCGGGCCATCCTGTCCGTGCGTGAAGACGATATTGCCGCCGAAGCGATGGGGATTAACACGACCAAGTGGAAGCTGGCCGCCTTTGTCTTTGGTGCCGCGACCGCCGCTATTGGTGGGTCGATGCACGCAAGTTACCTGCAGACGATTGCACCCGGCGACTTCGGGATTATGAACTCCATTGCGCTGCTGATTATCGTCGTCCTCGGGGGTAGTGGCAGTCTGACCGGGACGTTCCTGGCCGCGGCGGTGCTTGGGGTCATCGACACGGTGCTCCAGAACTTTGGCACGCTACGGATGGTCATTTACGCCATCGCACTGATCCTGCTGATGGTCTTCAAGCCAAGCGGTCTGCTGGGCCGTTGGGAGCTGTCCTTTAAGAACGTGGGGCAGAACCGCAAGAAGAAGGAGGCGCGTAAGGCATGAGTTTGCTCACAGTAGAACACCTAACCCAACAGTTTGGCGGGTTAAAAGCTGTCGACGATGTGTCGCTGCACGTCGAACCCGGTGAACTGGTCGCTCTGATTGGACCGAACGGGGCGGGAAAGACCACCTTGTTCAACATGCTGACCGGCGTGAACCGGCCGACGAGTGGTCAGATCACCTTCACCACGGACAAGGGTGATGTCGCAATCGGCAAGCAACGCGCCGACCAAGTTGCCGCGCTCGGCATGAGCCGGACTTTCCAGAACATCCGCTTGTTCTCAGACCTGAACGTCCTCGACAACATCAAAATTGCCATGACGCACCGGACGCACGAGAACTTCTTTGAAACCGAGCTTCGGTTGCCTTCCTTCTATAAAAAGGAGGGTAACATTGATGCCGAAGCCCGCGAACTGCTCGCGGACTTTGACCTGAACACCTACGCGCGCTCCAAGGCCGGTGCATTGCCATATGGGTTGCAGCGTCGTGTTGAAATCGTGCGCGCGCTGGCAACCAAGCCGCGGCTGCTGTTCCTGGATGAACCTGCCGCGGGGATGAACCCTGAGGAAACTGCGGAGCTGACGGCCTTGATTCGCCGGATTCGTAATGATTACGGCACCGCGGTTATCCTGATTGAGCATGATATGTCGCTCGTCATGAACTTGGCGCAGCGCATTTACGTCCTGGATCACGGCAGTCTGATTGCCAATGGGACGCCGGCTGAGATTCAGAGCAACAAGGCTGTTGTCGCGGCATATCTGGGAGGTGACGCAGATGCTGAAGGTTAGTAACCTATTCGTTAATTACGGCGGGATTCAGGCCGTTCGTGACGTCTCCTTTGAAGTCAAAGCGGGCGAGATTGTTTCGCTGATTGGGGCCAACGGGGCGGGAAAATCCACCATCCTGAAGACCATTTCTGGCATTATGCGTCCCAAGTCTGGGCTGATCAACTACAACGACCGGGCCATTCAGAACGCGAGTGCCTCGTCCATCGTGGCGGCCGGCATTTCGCAAGTTCCAGAAGGCCGACACATCTTTTCCGGCATGACGGTGCAGGAGAACCTCGAGATGGGCGCCTTCCTGCACAAACGGAGTGAGAGTCTCACCTCGACCTTTGATGAGATCTTCAGTCAGTTCCCGGTGCTCAAGGAACGCCGCAACCAGGATGCCGCCACCCTGTCTGGTGGGGAGCAGCAGATGCTTGCCATGGCGCGGGCACTGATGGCACGGCCAAAGCTGTTACTGCTGGATGAACCGTCCATGGGGCTGGCACCCATTTACATCCAGCGTGTCTTTGACATTATCCAGATGATTCAAAGTCAGGGCACGACCGTTCTATTGATTGAGCAAAACGCCAAGCAGGCCCTCAGCATTGCTGATCGTGGCTACGTGCTGGCGAGTGGTGAGATCAAGATGACGGGGACTGGCGATGAGCTCTTAGCCAATCCGCAAGTGCAGGCCGCCTACCTAGGTGGTGCTTAGCACAACGAAGGTCGCCTCAATCGGGGCGGCCTTTTATTGTATAATGGGGGATGAGCGCGATGATGGCGCTATCAATGCATGTCGTGGAGGTTAGTTATGGGACTGTTTAATAGCAAAGACGCGGACTTTACGCCCGACTACAAGAATCATTACCTGGAGTTTGATAGTCGCAAGCACCTATTGCGGTTGCGCTTGGGGGCTTTCAAAAAGGTGGTCGTACCGCTCGCTGACCTGCGTGGCTATAAGCTCGTGCAGGATGGCAAGGAACTGCTTAGCGCCACGGCTGGCAAACCACTTGGGTTGTCGCAGGACGAGTTTTTGCCACGGATTATTCGGGTGAACCAAGAAGAGGCTGGGGCGGAACTCATGGAAGGCGATATCTACAAGCTCGAGGTTGTGGTGCAAACGACTAAGGGCGACCAAACCATGAAGTTCATTGATACCCGCACGCCGATTAAATCGCCTGCGTACACGGACGCCGCGCTTGATTTGCAGTCCGTATTAGCACGTTTGGACCAGGCCCTCGCGGCCGTCGAGGCGTAAACATGGCAGACTTATATTTAGTGCGTCATGGTGAAACGGAAATCAACGCGGAGGACCGGTTTAACGGAGGCGGGGTGGACTCGCCGCTGACGGCCAAGGGAATTGCGGGTGCTGAAGCAACGCGCAAACTGCTGGCGCCCGTTGACTTTGCCCGTGTTTACAGCTCGCCGCTGCCACGTGCGATGACGACCACGGAGATTATCGCGGGGGCACAAACCCCAGTGACGATTGATCCGCGATTGCGCGAGATGTGGCTCGGCGACTGGGATGGGGCCAAGCTGGCTGACTGGCAAGATGACCCCGAGTTCTATCTGTACCGGCACCGCATGCTCGAGTGGGATTACCAGCGTTATCATGCGGAAGGCTACGAACACATGGCCGACCGCGCGCGTCACGCTTTGGTGGATGCGGCACATTGGCTCGGCGACCGGCGCGGCTTGGTCGTGAGTCACGGCATCGTCCTGACGATTATGGCCAATTACCTGAGTGGCGTGCCCCTGAACCACGCCCGCGACTCGGGGCAGGTGGCCAATAGTAGCGTGACCGTGTTGCACGGGGATGGGACGAACTGGCAAATTCTCGCGTGGAACGTCACGGCAGATACGCTTGGTGAGTTGACGCCAGCGCAACAACAGTTATTCAAGTAAACAAATGCGCCTCCCGAATGTTTGTTTCGGGAGACGCATTTTTTGTCTTCACAGCCTTGGTGCGTGGTCAAGATGAGTGGTTATTTGGCCGCCTTAAAGGTGACGTAGGAAGCGTCAATGTATTGGTCGCCGCCGAGACCATAGTAGGTTGTGCCGTGGTCGGTATACTTGTTGAAGACTTTCCAGTTGGACTGACCTTGGAGCTTCTTAGCTGTACCGACCTTCTTACCAGCAGCCTTAGCATCCACGCTGTTGTAAGGGACGGCTTTGCCTTCCTTGGTCCAGATTTGGATACCGTAGTGCTTGTTGTAGTTCACGTGAACGGTACCCAGGTAGTTCTTGGTCTGGGAAGCGGTAGCCTTTGGTGTTGCTTTCTTGGAGATAGGAACGACTTCGGATGCGTAGTAATACTTCTCTTCAGGGTCTACGAAAATAAGTTGTAGCCCATGTTCGTTGTTAGCTGTTACGTAACCCGCAGGCACGTTTTTTTCAGGTAAAATCTTATCAAAATCCGCCATATTACGATAAATATGTGAGCCGACTTTTTTGTCAGGATCGCCCTTCGCGTTAGCGGTCCAGTATTCAACCGTAACATTGTGTGTTTTCTGTGTGGAAGCAGCAACATTAACATTTTGCGTCATTGTCGCGGTAACCCCTGCAATACCAACACTGCCCAATGTTGCGATGGCCATAAGCGCAACCACCCAATTCTTTCCGGCTTTAAACAGCTTGGCGTGTGTCTTGTTTTCCATAGTCATTACTCCTCCAAAATAGTTAAGTATTAGCTCATTTGTATAAGCTAGTGTTACAGTACCACCATTTTATATACGTAACAATATTTTTAACCGCTTTTTCTTAATAAATCAGTATTTCCTATCTTGTATTGGTTAATAGAAATTAATGTCATAATATAGCATTTTAAAAGCCACACTTCATATAATTGGATTTGTAGGGGAAACGTTTGCTATCCTTGAAAGATCGACGAATTCCAAGCTGTGTTCATCATCCAACAACAATTAACACGCACAGCTGAAGTCCCTGTACAATGGATTTACCATTCATTATTTCTGTGAGTAGCTTTCAGGTCACATGAGTTGTGAACATGCTATAATTAGGGCATAGAAAAGGGACGTGCTCGAACACGTCCCTCCACAGCCGTTTAAAGAACGGTGGCTAGTTTATTACAGCGCAAACATTAAAGCCGCGCCACTCGCCAAAGTAACAGCGGCTTTTTGTTTGCGCTCATTTTCATCGGAATAATTTCCGATACGTGTCGATTAGGTGGCGCACTGCGTGAAGCAGTGCTGTTGATTTTCTGACAAGCTGCGTTGTCACAACTATCAGCCCAATCAAAACCACCATATGACACGTAATCGACGCAATTGTCGACACGAGAACAAATGTACCTCCCTTCTTGAGAATGGACACCTTGGTTTACACCATTGGCATCGCCCGCTTTCGTCGAGAAGTACCACCGCTCATTAACTTCTGTGTGTGTTGATTATACCTGGCCTAAGCTTTTAAAGCATTAATATAATGTGTTGTGTAAAAAATGCCGTAGCTTCATCAATCGTTGATGAAACTACGGTATTTTTAAAAAGATATTGGTTGCCCTGAATATTTCAATATAAGGAAGACGCTCACACCAGCATGGTCTGAACTTTTTGTCTTAAATTCTTGCACTTGGGAATACCTGACTAACCGATTAAGTGGCGACTGTGTTCAGCCAATCCGAACAGGGAGGCGACAAATGCAAGTCCGCCTAGAACAGACATGCCAATATTCGTCTGGTTGCCGGTCTGAGGTAACTGCTTGGTTGAAGTATTAGTTGCGGTCCGGCTAGTTACCAGCGTTGATTTGCCAGTGGAAGCGACTAAGCGCTGAGGCTGGTTAACTGAACGGGAATTGCTGTAGGCGAGTGTGGTTTTGTTACGGTTTGAACGCTTAGCAACTTTGGCGTTTACAGGATTTGCGGTTGTCGCTGGCTTAGTCGTACTCTTGGTGCCACCGAAAGTGTTAGGAAGGGTAGGGTGAGTCACAGCGGGTTTTGTAGACTTGGCATTAGCCTGTACATTTTGCTGATTCTGTTGAGTAGGCTGCTGTGTCGGCGTGTTTGTGGTAACCGGAGTGGTAGGCGTGGTAATCGGACCAACTGGGATGCTTGGGCTCGTTGTGGTGGTGCCGCCAGTAGGGGTGGTGGTTGAGCCGTTGTTATTCGTATTGGTTGCAGACTTCGTATTATCGTAATACTTTGCGGCGGTGACTGATACCGGTTCAGGAACCTGTGTCATCCATCTATTATTAGGATTAGTTAGACTCATCCAATATTGCGCTCTATTGTAATTTGGGTCTGATGCAGTGTGATCCATCCTCATTCCAGGTTGACCATCTTGTTGTTGCGTAATGGCCGGTACATAGTCAGCGGCCGATGTGCTGACGGCTGGTGCGACAAGTGCTGCCGTACCAATGCTGAGGCCAACCAAGCCAAGCTGCAGGGCTTTACGACCTGATTGACGGATGTCAAATTGCTTCTTTTGATTGTTGGTTAGCATAACCAAACGCCTCTTTCATAATTATTATTAATCCCTTACACCAATATTATGACAGCATATGGCACAGAAAGAACGTAAATAACCAAAAGCGAATTTTGCGATTAATTAACAACGAATAATTAGATTTATATTACATATAATATAAACTTTTTAAGGACTTTTGTTACAGTTCGAGTGCGCAATTTCCTGCCAAAATACAACGTCAAACTAAACAGAATTAAGTGGAAATTATGCCACAGCAGGACTACCCAAGTACTCTTGACTGAGTCTCATGACCCACCTTGGTACAAGGAAAAGCACTTTTACTTTCACATACTATTTGTCAGGGTCTGCAATCCCATGAACATGTTGTTGAGGTCGCTTAACACATGATGTATTTGAGGTAGTGGACATGCTATAATTTGGGCACAGAAAAGGGACGTGCGGCAACACGACCCTCCCACAGCCGTTTAAAGAACGGTGGTCAGCTTTTTAATACGCAAGCAATGAAGCCGCGTCCGCTAGCCAAAGTATCAGCGGCTTTTTGTTTGCGCTCGTTTTTATCGGAACAATTTTCGATACGTGTCGATTAGGTGGTGCACTGCGCGAAGCAATACCCTGAGAAGTATTGATATAGCGCGTTCTATTAAAAAGACCGTAAGTTCATCGAATGAGATGAACTTACGGTTTTTAATTTGAACACAAAATCATGAAATATCTTTTTAGTGTTGGATAAATAAGAACCACACATAGTTAATCTTGAAAACAGAGACGGCTATTGCCTACAGTTCCTTCCGCATAATCAACACCGCGCGTTCGTTGCCGGCTGAAATCTTGGCATTGACCCCGCGCACGGACTTGAAGCCTTGCGCCTGCCAGAATGCGAAGGCATCATCATTGCCGAGGACAACCGCAAGTTCCATGTGCCGGAAACCATGTTGCTTAAAGGCATCGCTGAGTTGCTGGATGACGGCGGCACCGTGGCCTTTGCCGTGATCCGCAATTTGGAGTAGGCCGACGTAAATCGTCGCCTTGTCGGGATAGCTCTCAATCAGGTCGATGACGCCAATGGTTTCTTCGCCGTTCATAATCAGCCAGTAGTGCTTGGCTTTGCGGTCAACCCCGCTAGGCATCGCGTTTTCGTCTTCCAGTACGGTGTCGGTGGACGCAATCGGGGCGCCAATCGCGCGGTAATAATCGGGATTTTGTTCGTAGACGTGGAACGCTGCCGCCCGCGTCTTTTCATCTTTAATTGGGACAAATGTGTACATAAAGTTGCCTCCTGAAGGGCATTACGCCTAAATGATGCCTCCAGTATAGCATTGCTAGAGATTCGTTAAGCAGATTGTTGCCAATTCAAGCGCACGAAAATGGGCGTCCTTGCCGAAATCACGCGGGTCATGCTGGTCCAAATTGGCTAATGAGTCAGCCGTGAAGAGAATCTGGCCGAACTGCACGCCGCGGAACTGGGCGCAGGCGGCCATCGCGGCGCTTTCCATCTCAACGACCGTGAAACCACGGCGCAAACGGTCTTGGACATGCGCGCGGGTCTCGCGGAAAAAGCCATCATTCGTCCAAGTGTTGACGGGCACCGTGGCCACATTCTGTGTGTGGAGACCGGCCTCAATCCGTGTCGCAAACTTGGCATCAAGCTGGATAACATCTGCGGGCGGCAGGTAGTGGAAGGAAGTCCCTTCATCGCGCAGTGCCGAATGTACCACCAGAAAACTGTTTTCCGGTTGATCCGTGAGTACGCCACAGGACCCAACCGCGATAATTTGGCGAGCCCCATAGGCAATCAGGAAGTCGAGAAGCTGCGTTGCCGCGGGTGCACCCAGGGGACAGCGGCATAGGCCGATGCGCTCGCCAGCAACCGTGATGGCGTAAACGGGAAAATCAGCGGATATGGTTTCAAAGAGGGCGAGCTGCTCACCATCATGTGCCGCTGCGAACGCGTTGACCTCGTCGTCCTGCAGAATGGCAAAGGTCATCCGCTTCGGAAAATGAAAGCCCTCGTTGCGGAAGGGGTTAATGACCGCGTCCGGGTTGGCATCATAGTTTAATAGCGATAGGTCCATAACAAAACCGCCTCCTCGTGGATATTGGATTCAATATACCACAAGGGGACGGTTGTTGTGCGTGTGGCAGTTTGAAATGCAGCTAAGCGCGCTTCTGCGCACACTGTAGAACGGCTCCGAAGCGCAGAAGTCTGCGGCTAACAAAATTTAGGCCCAGACCAGCAAAACCAGCTGGCCTGAACCTAAATCTCGTTAGTCCTCAACTTCTAAGCGCGCATCTGCGCACACTTAGTTCAGATTAAACTGCTGTGCCTCAACATTCTTCGTCCCACCGCCAGCTTCCACATATTTGCGGTCGTTGTACTTCAGGAGCGTGAAGCCCTTGTCGGTGTACATGATCTTTGAAACCGCGACGTTCTTGATGAAGTCGGCGGAGTCAGGCATGCCGATCGAGTTCAGCCACAGCCAGATGATTGCGCCATGCGCCACCACGAAGACGTTCTCCTGGTGCTTCTCCTCAGCGGTCTTGGCAATCTGAAGCATTGCCGCGTTGAAGCGACCCACACTCGTTTCGACACTCTCCGCGTGGCCGTGACCGTTGTGCTTGTCGATGATGTGGACGAGCTCAACCATCTGCTTCATGTTGAGTGACTTAATGTTCTGAATCCCCGCCTTGCCAAGGATGTCGGTGAGGGCACCCTGGCGCTGGGTCTCAGGGCCGCCATCGAACATGCCGAAGTTTTGCTCGCGCAAGCCTTCCAGCTGGGTGACGGGGATGTCGATGTGGGCGGCAGCGAGGGCAATTTGCGCCGTGTCTGCTGCCCGCTTGAGGTCACTGCTGTAGGCGGCGTCAAACTTTACGTCATCCTTTGCAAACCCGCGGCCGAGTGCCTGGGCGTCCTGTGCACCAAGTTCAGTTAGGTCCGAGTTAACGATGCCTTGGACAACGCCCTCGACGTTATACTTAGTTTCGCCGTGTCGTGTTAACCAGAGTTCTACTGCCATGTTTGTTACTCCCTTTCGTGTGTTCACATTGCGTACTGACGTAGCGCCATCGCCACACCAGCGTGATCGTTATCGTCAACGCGCGTCTTGATGGACTCGCGCACCATCGGCAAGGCATTGCCCATCGCAACACCCAGACCGGCTGCGAACATCATCGGCAAGTCGTTCTCGCCGTCACCAATGGCCATCGTGTCCGCCATGGGGATGTGCCAGAGGTCGGCGAGGTGTTCCAGCGCGGAGCTCTTGGCCACGCCGCGTGCGGTCAGCTCAAGGTAGGTGAGCTTGCTGCGGCTGGCGGACAAGTCGAGGCCGTCTTCTTCGCGGAGCAACGCGTCCAGCTTGTCGATTTCGTTCGGGTCGCCCATGCACAAAATTTTGTGCACCGTCGCGCCACCCGTCAGGAGGTTGTACAGATTCGTGCTCTCTGGCCAGAAGTTAACGATTTCGGCTTCCTGGTTGCTCCAGTAGTCGGGCTGATCCACGTACCAGTGTGTCCCGGCGTGCACGTTGATCGAGACTTCGAGGTTGAGGTCATGAATCAAGTTGTAAACACGCAGGGCGGCACCGGCTGGCAAGGGCTGCTCCAGCAGAATCTTGAAGTCCGTTGGGGTCTCTGGCTCACTCTGCACAATCAACGCACCGTTCAGGGTGACGAGGGGAAGCTCAATCTGCAACTCACGGGCTAGGTCCGTCATTCCGAGTGCCGGCCGTGCCGACGCCAGGACGAAGTGGCCGCCCGCCTTGCTATAGTCGCGGATGGCCGTAATGACTTCCGGCTGCAGCTTCTGCTGACTGTCGATGAGGGTACCGTCAATATCACTGAGAACGAGTTGTTTTTTGAGCATGTTCAAACCTCCATGTGAATGGCTGTTAGTTACTTAGGTTGCTTT contains the following coding sequences:
- a CDS encoding ABC transporter ATP-binding protein, which gives rise to MLKVSNLFVNYGGIQAVRDVSFEVKAGEIVSLIGANGAGKSTILKTISGIMRPKSGLINYNDRAIQNASASSIVAAGISQVPEGRHIFSGMTVQENLEMGAFLHKRSESLTSTFDEIFSQFPVLKERRNQDAATLSGGEQQMLAMARALMARPKLLLLDEPSMGLAPIYIQRVFDIIQMIQSQGTTVLLIEQNAKQALSIADRGYVLASGEIKMTGTGDELLANPQVQAAYLGGA
- a CDS encoding branched-chain amino acid ABC transporter permease, which codes for MQRNIRANLIWLSIMVAGFVLIDGLEFSGLINTFIENALVTILINIILATGLNLIIGFAGQFSLGHAGFMAIGAYATGIITQNIATPLGFWLSVIVGVVFAIIAAIIIGVPTLRLRGDYLAIATMGASEIIRVVINNLKITNGPAGIFNIPQFATWPVIYIVMCITTIATANFIHSRAGRAILSVREDDIAAEAMGINTTKWKLAAFVFGAATAAIGGSMHASYLQTIAPGDFGIMNSIALLIIVVLGGSGSLTGTFLAAAVLGVIDTVLQNFGTLRMVIYAIALILLMVFKPSGLLGRWELSFKNVGQNRKKKEARKA
- a CDS encoding nucleoside phosphorylase, which gives rise to MDLSLLNYDANPDAVINPFRNEGFHFPKRMTFAILQDDEVNAFAAAHDGEQLALFETISADFPVYAITVAGERIGLCRCPLGAPAATQLLDFLIAYGARQIIAVGSCGVLTDQPENSFLVVHSALRDEGTSFHYLPPADVIQLDAKFATRIEAGLHTQNVATVPVNTWTNDGFFRETRAHVQDRLRRGFTVVEMESAAMAACAQFRGVQFGQILFTADSLANLDQHDPRDFGKDAHFRALELATICLTNL
- a CDS encoding histidine phosphatase family protein produces the protein MADLYLVRHGETEINAEDRFNGGGVDSPLTAKGIAGAEATRKLLAPVDFARVYSSPLPRAMTTTEIIAGAQTPVTIDPRLREMWLGDWDGAKLADWQDDPEFYLYRHRMLEWDYQRYHAEGYEHMADRARHALVDAAHWLGDRRGLVVSHGIVLTIMANYLSGVPLNHARDSGQVANSSVTVLHGDGTNWQILAWNVTADTLGELTPAQQQLFK
- a CDS encoding LPXTG cell wall anchor domain-containing protein gives rise to the protein MLTNNQKKQFDIRQSGRKALQLGLVGLSIGTAALVAPAVSTSAADYVPAITQQQDGQPGMRMDHTASDPNYNRAQYWMSLTNPNNRWMTQVPEPVSVTAAKYYDNTKSATNTNNNGSTTTPTGGTTTTSPSIPVGPITTPTTPVTTNTPTQQPTQQNQQNVQANAKSTKPAVTHPTLPNTFGGTKSTTKPATTANPVNAKVAKRSNRNKTTLAYSNSRSVNQPQRLVASTGKSTLVTSRTATNTSTKQLPQTGNQTNIGMSVLGGLAFVASLFGLAEHSRHLIG
- a CDS encoding KxYKxGKxW signal peptide domain-containing protein, with product MENKTHAKLFKAGKNWVVALMAIATLGSVGIAGVTATMTQNVNVAASTQKTHNVTVEYWTANAKGDPDKKVGSHIYRNMADFDKILPEKNVPAGYVTANNEHGLQLIFVDPEEKYYYASEVVPISKKATPKATASQTKNYLGTVHVNYNKHYGIQIWTKEGKAVPYNSVDAKAAGKKVGTAKKLQGQSNWKVFNKYTDHGTTYYGLGGDQYIDASYVTFKAAK
- a CDS encoding histidine phosphatase family protein is translated as MAVELWLTRHGETKYNVEGVVQGIVNSDLTELGAQDAQALGRGFAKDDVKFDAAYSSDLKRAADTAQIALAAAHIDIPVTQLEGLREQNFGMFDGGPETQRQGALTDILGKAGIQNIKSLNMKQMVELVHIIDKHNGHGHAESVETSVGRFNAAMLQIAKTAEEKHQENVFVVAHGAIIWLWLNSIGMPDSADFIKNVAVSKIMYTDKGFTLLKYNDRKYVEAGGGTKNVEAQQFNLN
- a CDS encoding GNAT family N-acetyltransferase produces the protein MYTFVPIKDEKTRAAAFHVYEQNPDYYRAIGAPIASTDTVLEDENAMPSGVDRKAKHYWLIMNGEETIGVIDLIESYPDKATIYVGLLQIADHGKGHGAAVIQQLSDAFKQHGFRHMELAVVLGNDDAFAFWQAQGFKSVRGVNAKISAGNERAVLIMRKEL
- a CDS encoding ABC transporter ATP-binding protein, whose amino-acid sequence is MSLLTVEHLTQQFGGLKAVDDVSLHVEPGELVALIGPNGAGKTTLFNMLTGVNRPTSGQITFTTDKGDVAIGKQRADQVAALGMSRTFQNIRLFSDLNVLDNIKIAMTHRTHENFFETELRLPSFYKKEGNIDAEARELLADFDLNTYARSKAGALPYGLQRRVEIVRALATKPRLLFLDEPAAGMNPEETAELTALIRRIRNDYGTAVILIEHDMSLVMNLAQRIYVLDHGSLIANGTPAEIQSNKAVVAAYLGGDADAEG
- a CDS encoding Cof-type HAD-IIB family hydrolase, encoding MLKKQLVLSDIDGTLIDSQQKLQPEVITAIRDYSKAGGHFVLASARPALGMTDLARELQIELPLVTLNGALIVQSEPETPTDFKILLEQPLPAGAALRVYNLIHDLNLEVSINVHAGTHWYVDQPDYWSNQEAEIVNFWPESTNLYNLLTGGATVHKILCMGDPNEIDKLDALLREEDGLDLSASRSKLTYLELTARGVAKSSALEHLADLWHIPMADTMAIGDGENDLPMMFAAGLGVAMGNALPMVRESIKTRVDDNDHAGVAMALRQYAM